GCCTGCATTTAATTATAATCTTCTGTTTTAGACTTACGATATGGAGTTTGTatatccttttctctcttttgctcacatcctcctccctctgtatgatggaaacatttaaaaatcatccaTGTTATGAGGTCTAAAATAAATTTGAGATATTTAACTGTATAGACATGCCAGTTTGCTCTGTGTTaccttgttctttgctttattttgttcacaTTTGCTTGTACGTAATACATGTATCTAATTATTTCCTCTAACTGATGTTTTGTGTACCTGGATGTTTCCTGTCCACCACAACCTTTTTCATCAAGTTATTACCCTTCGTGTCTCTGTGCTCATCCTGGGTGAGCCATTTGCACCACGCCATGTAGCCTCTGATAGCTGTAGCTGATTCTAGCTGGACTGTAAACTAAAATAGCATGTTTCACATTGAGCAAGAAAATAGCGTTACATGATGCTTTCTCATATTTCATTCCAGAAGAATTGCAGCAAATTAGTGGCCAGAAAGAGACCTGTCAGCAAATAGAAAATAAGTCGGCAAGTGATGTTATCTTCATCAAGAAGACACTGGATACAAAGAGTCGTTGTGGATCTGAggtcattagaaaaataattcatgtgAACCCATACATTGTTCTGCCCCCCAAAAGACCCCATCAGTGTGACTCACTTGGGAATGATCTGAAGCATAATTTAGAATTACAGAGTCATAATGAAAATAACGGGCCAGAGAGAATTAAAAAGATTactgaatatgataaaaattcatCTTATACCAATGCTGAGCATACTGTAACAAGAAAGGAATTATGGGACCAAAATCAATGTGGAAAAGCCCTCAGTTATGAACAAGTACCTTATCAATATCAGAAAATTTATGTTGGAGAGAATTCATATGAATGTGCTGAATTTGGAAAGCTCTCCACCCAGAAGTCACAGTTCAAAGTACATATGAAATCTCATACAGGAGAAAAACTTTATGTATGTGTTGAATGTGGGAAGGCATTTTCACAAAAACCAGAATTCATTACACATCAGAAAACCCAtactagagagaaaccctataaatgcAATGACTGTGGAAAGTCCTTTTTCCaagtctcttctctcttcagaCATAAGAGGtttcacactggagaaaagctCTATGAATGCAGTGAGTGTGGGAAAGGCTTCTCCTACAACTCGGACCTCATTATCCATCAGAAAATCCACACAGGAGAGAGACATCATGCATGCACTgagtgtggcaaagccttcacacagaagtctacactCAAGATGCACCAGAAGATCCATACAGGAGAAAGATCCTACATATGTATCGAGTGTGGACAGGCTTTCATCCAGAAGACACACTTGGCTGCACACCGCAGAATTCACACCGGAGAAAAGCCATATGAGTGCACTAACTGTGGAAGGTCCTTCATTTCCAAGTCACAGCTCCAGGTCCACCAGCGAACTCACACAAGAGTGAGGCCCCATCTGTCTGCTGAGTATGGGGAAATCTTCAGCAGTAGTTCCAACCTCATTGCACATAAAAAAGCTCAAGTGAGAGAGAGATCTTCTGTCTGCACGGAATGTGGGAAGGCCTTTACCTACAAGTCAGAATTAATCATTCACCAGAGAATTCACACCGGAGAGAAACCTTATCAGTGTAGTGACTGTGGAAAAGCCTTCACCCAGAAGTCAGCTCTCACAGTGCACCAAAGAATCCATACAGGAGAAAAatcatatgtgtgcatgaaatGTGGGCTGGCTTTCATCCAAAAGGCACACTTGGTTGCACACCAGATAAtccatactggagaaaaaccttaTAAATGTGGTCACTGTGGAAAACTCTTTACGTCCAGGTCCCAACTCCATGTACACAAACGAATTCACACAGGAGAAAAACCTTACGTGTGCAGTAAATGTGGGAAGGCATTCACTAACAGGTCAAATCTCATCacacatcagaaaacacatacaGGAGAAAAAGCCTATGTATGTTCAAAGTGTGGAAAGGCCTTCACTCAGAGGTCAGACCTGATGATACACCAGAGAATTCATACCGGAGAGAAACCATATGGCTGCAGTACCTGTGGGAAAGCCTTTACCCAGAAATCACACCTCAATATACAccagaaaattcatactggagagagacAGTATGAATGCCATGAATGTGGAAAAGCCTTCAATCAGAAATCAATACTGATGGtgcatcagaaaattcatacagGGGAGAAACCCTACGTGTGTACTGAATGTGGGCGAGCTTTCATCCGCAAGTCAAACTTCATCACTCATCAAAGAATTCATACCGGGGAGAAACCTTATGAATGCAATGACTGTGGGAAGTCCTTTCCTTCTAAATCTCAGCTCCTGGTGCACCAGCCGATCCACACAGGTGAGAAACCTTATGTGTGTGccgagtgtgggaaagcctttagTGGCAGGTCAAATCTCAGTAAGCACCAAAAAACTCACACAGGGGAGAAACCCTACGTCTGTTCGGAATGTGGGAAGACCTTCAGACAGAAGTCAGAGTTGATTACACATCatagaattcatactggagagaagccttatgAGTGTAGTGACTGTGGGAAATCATTCACTAAGAAATCACAGCTTCAAGTACATCAGCgaattcatacaggagagaagcCTTATGTGTGTTCTgaatgtgggaaggccttcaCTGATAGGTCCAACTTAAATAAGCACCAAACAACACACAGTGGAGATAAACCTTATAAGTGTGTAGTCTGTGGAAAAGGCTTTGTTCAGAAGTCAGTGCTCAGTGTGCATCAGAGTATTCACACTTAAACATTATGAGGAAAAACTCACTGAGGTCTTGTCTTAATGTAATCGTTTTTTCTGTGAAATGGGATgctatgtatattattgtaaTTAAAAATGCCCATGTGTCAGTGCTACACATTACTGCTCAGAAAAGGACCCAGAGAAGGACCTTTCTACATGCCAAGAAGAAACTGCATCCATTTGATACAATAGAAACTTTCTCATGAAGAAATTCAGTGGAACACTATTACCAAGTTCTTCACAAGGACGCCTGTGTTAACCATGTTAATGAGAATACTGTTGGGGTAGATATAGTACCAACTAATTGAATGATGAAACCATATAATATGCACGATAGCGAGTCTTTTCTCTGTCAGTTATTTGTTGCAAACATTAACAGACCTGTGGGTGTGTTTGCATTCTTGGTTGAATCTAACATATTTATGCATACCCAGTACTTCTGTTGAGAGACATATACTACAGGATGGGGCATGGCATTTCATGTCTCTAATTCCAGCCTTttggaagggcagaggcaggagggtcaccaTGACTACAAGGCTAGTCTAAGCTACAgggtaagaccctatctcaaaaatgagAAAGACCACAATAAAAACATATACTAACAAAAACTTCAGAGTGTAAGTGGGTTCTCATTGTCATTTATACCAGGACCTGTAACCCACTTCATAAGGTACCAGTTGtctgttacagctctggagggaagGATTACCCTGGCCATCAAAAGCCAGGCTATACCTACAGCTCAAAGGGGAAAAGTATCCTGGCTGTTAGAATCCAGGCTATACctgtaagtgttacagctctgaagagaAATGTATCCTGGTTGTCAGAAGCAATATCTATAACTTGGAAGGGAGAGGTATCCTGGTTGTCAGAAGCAATATCTGTAACTCggaagggaaaggtatcctggttGTCAGAAGCAATATCTGTAACTCGGAAGGGAAAGGTANNNNNNNNNNNNNNNNNNNNNNNNNNNNNNNNNNNNNNNNNNNNNNNNNNNNNNNNNNNNNNNNNNNNNNNNNNNNNNNNNNNNNNNNNNNNNNNNNNNNAGGTATCCCGCCAGGATACACCTACAGCATTGTTCTGATGGTTTCCCCACGGAATGTAGCAGTCCTGCTCGTGCTCTGGCAAAACTCTACTCCAGAGAAAGAAGGTCATCCCCTACACCTCTTTCaggagatttattgggagggcgAAATCCAGAAGTTtggctgcctctgctggggtGGAAAAGGGCAACTCCCAACTGAACAGGTATAGTGTTTAtttagggcttcttaggggtggagtttttcagggtgggaattggtcagatttcaGTCCCTGAGCTTGACAGCCTCAGACATTGGATGGttttgtgctcagggattggttgggtttttttttttttttctgagttggtCAGGGCAGAGTATGTTTCTTTGACTCTGGTTTCatggccaaagtgtgtttcttttgctGGCCCTTTTTAATCTTTTGGCTCCAGTTTCTTTGGTCCCTTTTAACCttttggctctgatttcagggccagTTAATTGGCTCTGGTCTCAGgatcagggtgtgtttctttggctctggtttcagggttagggtgtgtttttttttggctGACCTTCGTACCCTACACCAGTAATTACTTTCTgttgactgggtggtggtggcgtgtgcctttaatccctgcacttgggaggcagaggcaggaagatctctgtgagtttgaggccagcctgatgtacaagagctagttccaggacaggctacaaccctgtctccaaaaactaaaaaaaaaaaacccacaaacttaaaaaaaaataatgttcttaGGGCCCTGGAAGGCTAGAATATTGGCCAGAAGCAATGAGGAAATTTAGAAGTATATGGTTTATTGACAAGCTGAAAAGACAGCAGTCACATTGTCTAGATTGATCCATATCAGGTTTTAGCAAGTCCAGGACTCATGGTTATTTGGAGCAGGTTATCAGAAATTGATGCTTGAGTGTGTTTGTCAGCCAAATGGAAACCTGGTAAGACATATACAAATTGGGAACAGAAGTTAAAGTATATGAACTCAACTGAAACTTGTAGTCTCAGTAATTGAGGAAGGGGAAGGGTCCTAagaccaggagagagagaaaaataccaTAATCCTTTTAACTTGTGAGAAGTGAAGTAAAACATTACACAACACTCTTCCACAATAATCCCTGAGCCTTAAGAGGACAGGGTGTGATACGCATGTTCCATTTGAGGATGAGAATTCtgcccttttctgtcctttttgcTCTGTGCCTTGGCCAGTTGTGGATGTTTGTATTAATCACATCTACAGCaaacagaaacttctctgatgagcaTTAAGAGATCCATTAtctattgctgtgggacaatggttttaccaggtaaacatttgtttcttgtacttgtttaataaaatgctgattggccagtagccaggcaggaagtagaggtggagtgatgagaacaggagaattctgggctaatataagttatagtagttaataagaaacataagctagtgggccaatcagtttataactaatgcagacctctgtgcatctctttgggacttaacaactgcaggaaccaggcaggacagaaacctcagcaaacagaatggtgcccaacatgtggACAAAgtgcatccacagaaaacctgagagagcttgaacagggttaagcatggcttcttggtagcagcaatttctcaggtttgctctgcttgctagaggcaagtacatctcatttaagaggcttcctgactcagctttagctgcaaaaccttgcagctcttttaagaggtcctaccacgaaacacttaaatggtgttggaTGAAAAGCTGACCTCATGCTTTTTAGtggtggcaggaaccttgaaacaTCATAGAGTTGTGGTGATAAACATGACTCTGgtcagtacctccaccatgaggctggaatctcagaaagctaaggaatgggctgcaTTCCGCTGtaaaagccatggctttaattctagccatgtTGCTtatcaaattaaagactcatgtagtcagaaaaagagagatgtacagtaaagatagattcagatgaagaaaacctctaaatgttttacaatgtgtttaaaaatatatgtaggcttgggagaaaaaaagaaaaaaggataaagtccttaaaggaaaagagtagttgggtgtgggggcacacacctttaatcccagcacttgagaggcagaggcaggcagatctctgtgagttcaaggacaccctggtctacagagggagttccaggacaaaaatacatagagaaccctgtcttagcaagccaaaaattaaaaacaaaagagatagaggttaaaacaaagccacgtaaagatggaaatcacacagagaatctggatactgtatgttattacgttctctttgaattgtttgaatgctgtggaaggagcaacagctgctaaaagatatttgtttataaatgcggctgaattaatccaaaataggtattttgaaaataccttgacttcaaaattgaagtcaaaaagtgtgttactttggagaagaggttttgcttttgtttccacagaaaatgagaggctgtggattccttctgagtcaagaaaaatcaggtttggttaaggaagaccacctgagaaatctctggtaggaacagatggcccagatgtcagagttctacatccagaacagattcaagatgcctgagatgatcaagccttacGAGATACTCTAGTCACGACTTGATCATAAttccaaattttctttaggtgcccataagattatcagtgtccccaaccagcagaaagtagcctggaaaactatgccaacattctcaaaaaaatagactatggacattttcctttgtttagaatgttggttacaagttgttatggataatagtcaggagaaaagctaaacaaaagatattagattcagagttttttttaaaggggggaaagtgttgtgggacaatggtttgtaccctgtcacttatattttaaatattttaaatgtagattggccggtagccagacagaaagtataggtggggtgagcaggcaggaagtagaggaagggcaatgagaattctaggaaaaggaaagttcattctgcagtcgtgacccagccacagaagaagcaagatgtgactgcctcaccaaataaggtaccgagccatgtggctaatgtagacaagaataatgggctaatgtaagttagaagagttaacaagaagtctgagctactaggccaatcactttataactaatatagacctctgtgtgatttctttgggtcTTAATGGATGCAGGACTGGACTGGACAGAAAACCTCTAGCTGTCTTGTGGGCCACACATAGAATTGGTATCCCAACCCCCATCCACCAGACCCTGCAAGCTACTAGCCCCATCCTGCCCCCAAACTCATTTATCTTCTTGCAACCTCAATGGAACTCCAAAACACAGCTTGTTACAATACTGAGGACCAAGAGTTGAGTGACCAGCCACCTGGGAGGAtacccactctctaggccctccatagtTGGGTAAAACCCTGGGCCTTTCCCCCACCTGCCACAGCTTATCTAGCCAAACAGCAGGAGTTTGTAACATGGAGGGGCCcacctgcttgtttgggtttttgtctcgcccagtaccccacagccagcaagccccaaagaaaatcacgcataggtctctataagttataaagctgattggcccattagctctagcctctcactggctaattctcaaatcttgattaacccattttt
The genomic region above belongs to Microtus ochrogaster isolate Prairie Vole_2 linkage group LG4, MicOch1.0, whole genome shotgun sequence and contains:
- the Znf585a gene encoding zinc finger protein 585A isoform X3 yields the protein MIPRPVSFMDVSIDFSRDEWQHLDPHQRSLYRDVMQETYSHLRSVEELQQISGQKETCQQIENKSASDVIFIKKTLDTKSRCGSEVIRKIIHVNPYIVLPPKRPHQCDSLGNDLKHNLELQSHNENNGPERIKKITEYDKNSSYTNAEHTVTRKELWDQNQCGKALSYEQVPYQYQKIYVGENSYECAEFGKLSTQKSQFKVHMKSHTGEKLYVCVECGKAFSQKPEFITHQKTHTREKPYKCNDCGKSFFQVSSLFRHKRFHTGEKLYECSECGKGFSYNSDLIIHQKIHTGERHHACTECGKAFTQKSTLKMHQKIHTGERSYICIECGQAFIQKTHLAAHRRIHTGEKPYECTNCGRSFISKSQLQVHQRTHTRVRPHLSAEYGEIFSSSSNLIAHKKAQVRERSSVCTECGKAFTYKSELIIHQRIHTGEKPYQCSDCGKAFTQKSALTVHQRIHTGEKSYVCMKCGLAFIQKAHLVAHQIIHTGEKPYKCGHCGKLFTSRSQLHVHKRIHTGEKPYVCSKCGKAFTNRSNLITHQKTHTGEKAYVCSKCGKAFTQRSDLMIHQRIHTGEKPYGCSTCGKAFTQKSHLNIHQKIHTGERQYECHECGKAFNQKSILMVHQKIHTGEKPYVCTECGRAFIRKSNFITHQRIHTGEKPYECNDCGKSFPSKSQLLVHQPIHTGEKPYVCAECGKAFSGRSNLSKHQKTHTGEKPYVCSECGKTFRQKSELITHHRIHTGEKPYECSDCGKSFTKKSQLQVHQRIHTGEKPYVCSECGKAFTDRSNLNKHQTTHSGDKPYKCVVCGKGFVQKSVLSVHQSIHT
- the Znf585a gene encoding zinc finger protein 585A isoform X1; its protein translation is MSSNCTSTPLAPGDLGSSCERPVSFMDVSIDFSRDEWQHLDPHQRSLYRDVMQETYSHLRSVEELQQISGQKETCQQIENKSASDVIFIKKTLDTKSRCGSEVIRKIIHVNPYIVLPPKRPHQCDSLGNDLKHNLELQSHNENNGPERIKKITEYDKNSSYTNAEHTVTRKELWDQNQCGKALSYEQVPYQYQKIYVGENSYECAEFGKLSTQKSQFKVHMKSHTGEKLYVCVECGKAFSQKPEFITHQKTHTREKPYKCNDCGKSFFQVSSLFRHKRFHTGEKLYECSECGKGFSYNSDLIIHQKIHTGERHHACTECGKAFTQKSTLKMHQKIHTGERSYICIECGQAFIQKTHLAAHRRIHTGEKPYECTNCGRSFISKSQLQVHQRTHTRVRPHLSAEYGEIFSSSSNLIAHKKAQVRERSSVCTECGKAFTYKSELIIHQRIHTGEKPYQCSDCGKAFTQKSALTVHQRIHTGEKSYVCMKCGLAFIQKAHLVAHQIIHTGEKPYKCGHCGKLFTSRSQLHVHKRIHTGEKPYVCSKCGKAFTNRSNLITHQKTHTGEKAYVCSKCGKAFTQRSDLMIHQRIHTGEKPYGCSTCGKAFTQKSHLNIHQKIHTGERQYECHECGKAFNQKSILMVHQKIHTGEKPYVCTECGRAFIRKSNFITHQRIHTGEKPYECNDCGKSFPSKSQLLVHQPIHTGEKPYVCAECGKAFSGRSNLSKHQKTHTGEKPYVCSECGKTFRQKSELITHHRIHTGEKPYECSDCGKSFTKKSQLQVHQRIHTGEKPYVCSECGKAFTDRSNLNKHQTTHSGDKPYKCVVCGKGFVQKSVLSVHQSIHT
- the Znf585a gene encoding zinc finger protein 585A isoform X2, translating into MSSNCTSTPLAPGDLGSSCERPVSFMDVSIDFSRDEWQHLDPHQRSLYRDVMQETYSHLRSVELQQISGQKETCQQIENKSASDVIFIKKTLDTKSRCGSEVIRKIIHVNPYIVLPPKRPHQCDSLGNDLKHNLELQSHNENNGPERIKKITEYDKNSSYTNAEHTVTRKELWDQNQCGKALSYEQVPYQYQKIYVGENSYECAEFGKLSTQKSQFKVHMKSHTGEKLYVCVECGKAFSQKPEFITHQKTHTREKPYKCNDCGKSFFQVSSLFRHKRFHTGEKLYECSECGKGFSYNSDLIIHQKIHTGERHHACTECGKAFTQKSTLKMHQKIHTGERSYICIECGQAFIQKTHLAAHRRIHTGEKPYECTNCGRSFISKSQLQVHQRTHTRVRPHLSAEYGEIFSSSSNLIAHKKAQVRERSSVCTECGKAFTYKSELIIHQRIHTGEKPYQCSDCGKAFTQKSALTVHQRIHTGEKSYVCMKCGLAFIQKAHLVAHQIIHTGEKPYKCGHCGKLFTSRSQLHVHKRIHTGEKPYVCSKCGKAFTNRSNLITHQKTHTGEKAYVCSKCGKAFTQRSDLMIHQRIHTGEKPYGCSTCGKAFTQKSHLNIHQKIHTGERQYECHECGKAFNQKSILMVHQKIHTGEKPYVCTECGRAFIRKSNFITHQRIHTGEKPYECNDCGKSFPSKSQLLVHQPIHTGEKPYVCAECGKAFSGRSNLSKHQKTHTGEKPYVCSECGKTFRQKSELITHHRIHTGEKPYECSDCGKSFTKKSQLQVHQRIHTGEKPYVCSECGKAFTDRSNLNKHQTTHSGDKPYKCVVCGKGFVQKSVLSVHQSIHT
- the Znf585a gene encoding zinc finger protein 585A isoform X4, which codes for MRPVSFMDVSIDFSRDEWQHLDPHQRSLYRDVMQETYSHLRSVEELQQISGQKETCQQIENKSASDVIFIKKTLDTKSRCGSEVIRKIIHVNPYIVLPPKRPHQCDSLGNDLKHNLELQSHNENNGPERIKKITEYDKNSSYTNAEHTVTRKELWDQNQCGKALSYEQVPYQYQKIYVGENSYECAEFGKLSTQKSQFKVHMKSHTGEKLYVCVECGKAFSQKPEFITHQKTHTREKPYKCNDCGKSFFQVSSLFRHKRFHTGEKLYECSECGKGFSYNSDLIIHQKIHTGERHHACTECGKAFTQKSTLKMHQKIHTGERSYICIECGQAFIQKTHLAAHRRIHTGEKPYECTNCGRSFISKSQLQVHQRTHTRVRPHLSAEYGEIFSSSSNLIAHKKAQVRERSSVCTECGKAFTYKSELIIHQRIHTGEKPYQCSDCGKAFTQKSALTVHQRIHTGEKSYVCMKCGLAFIQKAHLVAHQIIHTGEKPYKCGHCGKLFTSRSQLHVHKRIHTGEKPYVCSKCGKAFTNRSNLITHQKTHTGEKAYVCSKCGKAFTQRSDLMIHQRIHTGEKPYGCSTCGKAFTQKSHLNIHQKIHTGERQYECHECGKAFNQKSILMVHQKIHTGEKPYVCTECGRAFIRKSNFITHQRIHTGEKPYECNDCGKSFPSKSQLLVHQPIHTGEKPYVCAECGKAFSGRSNLSKHQKTHTGEKPYVCSECGKTFRQKSELITHHRIHTGEKPYECSDCGKSFTKKSQLQVHQRIHTGEKPYVCSECGKAFTDRSNLNKHQTTHSGDKPYKCVVCGKGFVQKSVLSVHQSIHT